A single genomic interval of Rhodopseudomonas palustris harbors:
- a CDS encoding BA14K family protein, translated as MLNFRTLSAVAALAIALPLAATPSFAQGPAVAGGGGGGAPAGGGGGGGPAVAGGGGGGPAMGMGRGGGGGPAFGGGGISRGGLAGAAIARGAPVGPRVAGGGGGWRGGGGWHGGGGRHWHGGGPGYWRGGGYWPGVVVGGALAAPYSYGYYGAPYDYGDYDEPIVTVAPDDDGGDAYCRRRYKSYDPASGTYLGYDGRRHPCP; from the coding sequence ATGTTGAATTTTAGAACCTTGAGTGCCGTGGCCGCACTGGCTATCGCGCTTCCCCTGGCGGCGACGCCGAGCTTCGCGCAGGGCCCCGCAGTGGCGGGTGGCGGCGGTGGTGGCGCGCCGGCCGGTGGCGGCGGCGGTGGTGGTCCCGCCGTAGCAGGCGGAGGTGGCGGCGGTCCCGCGATGGGCATGGGCCGTGGCGGCGGTGGCGGCCCGGCGTTCGGCGGCGGCGGAATCAGCCGTGGCGGCTTGGCCGGCGCGGCAATCGCCCGCGGAGCTCCGGTTGGTCCGCGAGTCGCCGGTGGCGGCGGCGGTTGGCGAGGTGGCGGCGGATGGCACGGTGGTGGCGGCCGGCACTGGCACGGCGGCGGCCCTGGCTACTGGCGCGGTGGCGGATACTGGCCTGGCGTCGTGGTCGGGGGGGCACTCGCTGCTCCCTATTCCTACGGCTATTACGGCGCCCCGTATGACTATGGCGATTACGACGAGCCGATCGTGACGGTAGCCCCAGATGACGACGGCGGCGACGCCTACTGCCGACGCCGCTACAAGTCCTATGATCCGGCGTCCGGCACCTATCTCGGCTACGACGGTCGCCGGCATCCCTGCCCGTAA
- a CDS encoding lytic transglycosylase domain-containing protein produces the protein MHPSSPSRRRPPFTVALKASTAILALSLGFAGLIEAADAATKVPLPKPRPLARSAAPKNVAKSLPAPDPRPSTKLPVTSPAAAVEPMRQRPPAAALHKPAARSAIAATASTSSADAGALENVIELARKKRAGEATEVANTISDPVARKLAEWVILRSEDNGASVERYAAFVRANPSWPSQSFLRRRAEAALWDDRRDDSAVLAYFEDERPSTGKGKLALARALLARGDRRTAEQLVRDAWRNDTMSEATETTAMELFGPLITPSDHKARMDSFLYGDDLGPALRAAKRLGGAQMALARARIAVDKKASNGKALLAAVPSELHHDPGFLFSKIQVLRRDDMIAEAGRLMLTVPRDPARLHNLDEWWIERRLVARKLIDIGDYRLAYLVARDAATPTKAIYKTEHEFTAGWIALRFLNDPATAAQHFARLGRDTTNPTALARAGYWQGRAAEAAGRIQEARAAYSASAAHSTSYYGQLSRAKLGLAQLDLNGAPSGRGRNTDRLEIVRAVSLLYAIDEGEMAIPIFADVGENGDVDALIGLSEVAEQRNDARAMLLVGKAALNRGLPFDHYAYPVNGIPQFRSVGPDVERAIVYAIARQESGFNPAVVSPANAYGLMQVTPDAGKYVCRRHGCTFDLQRLKTDSVYNAALGAAELGGLIEDYRGSYIMTFAGYNAGRGSVRKWVERYGDPRDPKVDAVDWVELIPFAETRNYVQRIIENLQVYRARFGGGQRLQIEADLRRGAGVGAE, from the coding sequence TTGCATCCATCATCACCATCACGACGCCGCCCGCCCTTCACGGTAGCCCTGAAGGCATCGACAGCAATCCTGGCTCTGAGCCTGGGCTTTGCGGGGCTGATCGAAGCCGCCGACGCCGCCACCAAGGTACCGTTGCCGAAGCCGCGACCTTTGGCGCGGAGTGCCGCCCCCAAGAACGTTGCGAAGTCGCTGCCGGCTCCGGATCCTCGCCCCTCGACCAAGCTTCCCGTCACCAGCCCTGCTGCAGCGGTCGAGCCGATGCGTCAGAGGCCGCCCGCCGCAGCGCTGCACAAGCCGGCGGCACGCTCTGCGATCGCTGCGACCGCATCGACCTCCTCCGCCGATGCCGGCGCGCTCGAAAACGTCATCGAACTCGCCCGCAAGAAAAGGGCTGGCGAAGCCACCGAGGTCGCCAACACCATCTCCGATCCCGTCGCGCGCAAGCTTGCCGAATGGGTGATCCTGCGCAGCGAAGACAACGGCGCCAGCGTCGAACGCTATGCGGCGTTCGTGCGCGCCAATCCGAGCTGGCCGTCACAGAGCTTCTTACGCCGCCGCGCCGAGGCCGCGCTGTGGGACGACCGGCGCGATGATTCCGCCGTGCTCGCTTACTTCGAAGACGAGCGCCCTTCGACCGGCAAGGGCAAACTGGCGCTGGCACGCGCCCTGCTGGCGCGCGGCGACCGCCGCACCGCCGAGCAACTGGTGCGCGACGCCTGGCGCAACGACACCATGTCTGAGGCGACCGAAACCACCGCGATGGAGTTGTTCGGACCGCTGATCACGCCGAGCGACCACAAAGCGCGGATGGATTCGTTCCTGTATGGCGACGATCTCGGCCCGGCGCTGCGCGCCGCCAAGCGTCTCGGCGGCGCTCAGATGGCGCTCGCGCGAGCGCGGATCGCGGTCGATAAGAAGGCGTCGAACGGCAAGGCGCTGCTCGCCGCCGTCCCATCCGAACTACACCACGACCCAGGCTTTCTGTTCAGCAAGATCCAAGTGCTGCGCCGCGACGACATGATTGCGGAGGCCGGACGGCTGATGCTGACGGTGCCACGCGATCCGGCCCGGCTGCACAATCTCGACGAATGGTGGATCGAGCGCCGGTTGGTCGCGCGCAAGCTGATCGACATCGGCGATTATCGCCTCGCCTATCTGGTGGCGCGCGATGCGGCGACGCCGACCAAGGCGATCTACAAGACCGAGCATGAGTTCACTGCGGGCTGGATCGCGCTGCGATTCCTGAATGATCCCGCCACCGCCGCGCAGCACTTCGCACGCCTTGGCCGCGACACCACCAACCCCACAGCCCTCGCACGCGCCGGCTATTGGCAGGGCCGCGCCGCGGAAGCAGCCGGGCGCATCCAGGAGGCGCGCGCCGCTTACTCGGCATCGGCGGCGCATTCCACCAGCTATTACGGTCAGTTGTCGCGCGCGAAGCTCGGTCTGGCGCAGCTCGATCTCAACGGTGCGCCTTCCGGTCGTGGTCGCAACACCGATCGGCTCGAGATCGTCCGCGCGGTGAGCTTGCTGTATGCGATCGACGAAGGCGAGATGGCGATCCCGATCTTCGCCGATGTCGGAGAGAACGGTGATGTCGACGCACTGATCGGGCTGAGCGAAGTCGCGGAACAGCGCAACGATGCGCGCGCGATGCTGCTGGTCGGCAAAGCCGCACTCAATCGCGGTCTGCCGTTCGATCACTACGCCTACCCGGTCAACGGCATTCCGCAATTCCGCTCGGTAGGCCCCGACGTCGAGCGCGCCATCGTCTACGCGATCGCCCGGCAGGAAAGCGGCTTCAATCCGGCAGTCGTCTCACCTGCCAATGCCTATGGCCTGATGCAGGTGACTCCCGACGCCGGCAAATACGTCTGCCGCCGCCACGGCTGCACCTTCGACCTGCAGCGTCTCAAAACCGATTCGGTTTACAACGCAGCGCTCGGCGCCGCCGAACTCGGCGGCCTGATCGAGGACTACCGCGGCTCCTACATCATGACCTTCGCCGGCTACAACGCCGGGCGCGGCAGCGTGCGCAAATGGGTCGAGCGCTATGGCGATCCGCGGGATCCGAAGGTCGACGCGGTCGATTGGGTCGAACTGATTCCGTTTGCAGAGACGCGCAACTACGTGCAGCGGATCATCGAGAACCTGCAGGTCTACCGCGCCCGCTTCGGCGGCGGCCAACGTCTGCAGATCGAAGCCGACCTTCGGCGCGGCGCCGGCGTAGGCGCCGAATAG
- a CDS encoding ABC transporter ATP-binding protein, giving the protein MVSAVALKQEPQAAGAALDVVDVSHHFDIDGAELPVLDHVTLSAKPGEFVALLGPSGCGKSTLLRLVAGLEPPRAGRLLEDGRVITGPHPSRVVVFQDPTLFPWRTVWKNVALGLEAQGIIKSERHRVDAALALVGLSGFANAYPHQLSGGMAQRVSLARALVNDPDILVLDEPLGKLDSLTRLSMQTEIVSLWQRQGFTTLLVTHDVEEALFLAQRVVVFSERPAKLKADIAVEAPYPRHRGDPYLADLRRQILGLLGLDATW; this is encoded by the coding sequence ATGGTGAGCGCCGTCGCATTGAAGCAGGAGCCGCAAGCTGCCGGCGCTGCGCTCGACGTCGTCGACGTCAGCCACCATTTCGACATCGACGGCGCCGAACTGCCGGTGCTCGATCACGTCACGCTCAGTGCCAAGCCGGGCGAGTTCGTGGCGCTGCTCGGGCCCTCCGGCTGCGGCAAGTCCACGTTGCTGCGTCTGGTAGCCGGGCTGGAGCCGCCGCGCGCCGGCCGGCTGCTTGAAGACGGCCGCGTGATTACCGGGCCGCATCCGTCGCGGGTCGTCGTGTTCCAGGACCCGACGCTGTTTCCGTGGCGGACGGTGTGGAAGAACGTCGCGCTCGGCCTTGAGGCGCAGGGCATCATCAAGAGTGAGCGTCACCGCGTCGATGCGGCGCTGGCGCTGGTCGGGCTGAGCGGCTTCGCCAATGCCTATCCGCACCAACTCTCCGGCGGTATGGCACAGCGCGTGTCGCTGGCCCGCGCACTGGTCAACGATCCCGACATCCTGGTGCTGGACGAGCCGCTCGGCAAACTCGACTCGCTGACCCGGCTCAGCATGCAGACCGAGATCGTGTCGCTGTGGCAGCGGCAGGGCTTCACGACGCTACTGGTGACCCACGACGTCGAAGAGGCGCTGTTCCTGGCGCAGCGGGTGGTGGTGTTCAGCGAACGTCCCGCCAAGCTCAAGGCCGACATCGCCGTGGAGGCGCCGTATCCGCGCCACCGCGGCGATCCATACTTGGCCGACCTGCGCCGTCAGATCCTCGGCCTGCTCGGCCTCGACGCCACCTGGTGA
- a CDS encoding GlxA family transcriptional regulator: MIGVLIYPDFQLLDAAGPIAAFEIAARYAKVAPAIKVMAAEAGAVRSSSGAELLARGLRHDRAMRTLIVAGGEGVRAAAQCQRTQAFLKAAAKRGCRIASVCSGAYVLAESGLLDGRRATTHWGRSRDFRMRYPQVRLEPDRIFVRDGEVWTSAGISAGIDLALAIIAEDYSDAIARDVARQLVVAQRRAGGQSQFSSLVELQAPSGRFAALLSWMREHLDTTLTVEQLAEQAGMSTRHFARAFRDETGTTPSKAVERLRLEVARSRVQASGEAIELVAQATGFGDPERMRRAFIRAFGHPPQALRRAAKAA; the protein is encoded by the coding sequence ATGATCGGCGTGCTGATCTATCCGGATTTTCAGCTGCTCGACGCCGCAGGGCCGATCGCGGCATTCGAGATCGCCGCGCGCTACGCGAAGGTGGCGCCTGCGATCAAAGTGATGGCGGCAGAGGCCGGGGCGGTGCGTAGTTCGTCAGGCGCCGAGCTGCTGGCGCGCGGCCTGCGCCACGATCGGGCGATGCGGACGCTGATCGTCGCTGGCGGTGAAGGTGTTCGCGCGGCGGCGCAGTGTCAGCGGACGCAGGCCTTTCTGAAAGCCGCCGCGAAGCGCGGCTGCCGCATCGCCAGCGTCTGCTCCGGCGCCTATGTGCTGGCCGAATCCGGACTGCTCGACGGCAGGCGCGCCACCACGCATTGGGGCCGCAGCCGCGACTTCCGCATGCGCTATCCGCAAGTCCGGTTGGAGCCGGATCGGATATTCGTGCGCGACGGCGAGGTGTGGACGTCGGCCGGCATCAGCGCCGGCATCGATCTGGCGCTGGCGATCATCGCCGAGGATTACTCCGATGCGATCGCCCGTGACGTCGCGCGGCAGTTGGTGGTCGCGCAGCGACGCGCCGGCGGTCAGTCGCAATTCTCCTCACTGGTCGAGCTGCAGGCGCCGTCCGGGCGTTTCGCTGCACTGCTGTCGTGGATGCGCGAGCATCTCGACACGACGCTCACCGTCGAGCAATTGGCCGAGCAGGCGGGGATGAGCACGCGGCATTTCGCTCGCGCGTTCCGCGATGAAACCGGCACCACGCCGTCGAAGGCGGTTGAGCGGCTGCGACTCGAAGTGGCGCGCAGCCGGGTGCAGGCTTCAGGCGAAGCGATCGAGCTGGTCGCACAGGCCACCGGCTTCGGCGATCCGGAGCGGATGCGCCGCGCCTTCATCCGCGCCTTCGGTCACCCGCCGCAAGCGCTGCGCCGCGCCGCGAAGGCCGCGTGA
- a CDS encoding MarR family winged helix-turn-helix transcriptional regulator, with amino-acid sequence MIKLDQKYGALLKRTGAYDERTVECMRLCFELLTLTTAIDRDCASRLGAHGVSEGKFVLLFLLSDAKDGLSPHELAEQAGVTRGTITGLLDGLERDGHVDRHSHGDDRRKLVVRLTPKGRRLARELTATHGRWIASLFSDFSEAERASLRRLLAKAYARTDAGRASLKGSDDDRT; translated from the coding sequence ATGATCAAGCTCGACCAAAAATACGGGGCTCTTCTGAAGCGAACGGGAGCTTACGATGAGCGCACGGTCGAATGTATGCGGCTGTGCTTCGAACTGTTGACATTGACCACTGCGATCGACCGCGATTGTGCAAGCCGGCTCGGCGCGCACGGCGTGTCGGAAGGCAAGTTCGTTTTGTTGTTCCTTTTGAGCGACGCGAAAGATGGCTTGTCTCCGCATGAGCTAGCCGAGCAGGCAGGCGTGACCCGCGGCACGATTACGGGCCTGCTCGATGGCTTGGAGCGCGACGGGCATGTCGATCGCCACTCGCATGGCGACGACCGCCGGAAGCTCGTGGTGCGCCTGACGCCAAAGGGGCGCCGATTGGCACGGGAGCTTACGGCGACGCATGGTCGTTGGATTGCCTCTCTGTTCTCAGACTTTTCGGAAGCGGAAAGGGCATCGCTCCGTCGTCTCCTCGCAAAGGCGTATGCCCGCACGGATGCCGGCCGCGCCAGTTTAAAAGGGAGCGATGATGACCGGACGTGA
- a CDS encoding HEAT repeat domain-containing protein, whose product MTGRDDRATALNSGKAEAATLAEVLAVDTPILFQSIFPEAPDRYAVEVDAVGRLGISARMAAMGQLLVRWPGPAVIERLRDHRSDTVRGWGCFVIGAQDMALADRLAAIRPFADDPHFGVREWAWLAVRPAIAERLGDAFTILLDWAADPSDRIRRFASEATRPRGVWCKHIAALKTNPEPGRVLLDPLRADPSAYVQDSVGNWLNDAAKTRPDWVRRVVDEWLAHFAPSATQRIAKRALRSIDH is encoded by the coding sequence ATGACCGGACGTGACGACCGCGCTACTGCATTGAATAGCGGGAAAGCGGAAGCCGCCACCCTTGCCGAAGTGTTGGCGGTCGACACCCCGATCCTCTTCCAGTCCATCTTTCCCGAAGCTCCCGACCGCTACGCAGTCGAGGTCGATGCCGTTGGCCGTCTCGGCATTTCGGCGCGCATGGCGGCGATGGGCCAACTGCTGGTGAGGTGGCCGGGGCCGGCTGTGATCGAAAGACTGCGCGATCATCGCAGCGACACTGTGCGCGGCTGGGGCTGCTTCGTCATTGGAGCTCAGGATATGGCCTTAGCGGATCGGCTCGCGGCCATTCGCCCCTTCGCCGACGATCCGCATTTCGGCGTTCGCGAATGGGCATGGTTGGCGGTTCGTCCTGCAATCGCTGAACGTTTGGGCGATGCTTTCACGATTCTATTGGATTGGGCTGCCGACCCGTCCGACCGCATCCGCCGCTTCGCCAGTGAGGCGACACGGCCCCGTGGCGTCTGGTGCAAACATATCGCGGCCCTGAAGACCAACCCTGAGCCAGGGCGCGTGTTGCTGGATCCGCTTCGGGCGGACCCATCAGCCTATGTGCAGGATTCAGTCGGGAACTGGCTGAACGATGCCGCCAAGACGCGGCCGGACTGGGTGCGCCGCGTTGTCGATGAATGGCTCGCGCATTTCGCGCCGAGCGCAACGCAGCGGATTGCAAAGCGGGCGCTACGTTCGATCGACCATTGA
- a CDS encoding NADH:ubiquinone oxidoreductase subunit NDUFA12 translates to MKLFLLRIFTWWNGFTFGTQLWTWRFGELVGTDDQGNRYFRTKGGKIDPTLGFERRWVLYNGYAEPSRVPPEWHGWLHNVVDVPPTQESFTPREWMKPHQPNRTGTPLAHRPTGSTLSTGRRPKATGDYQPWTPGA, encoded by the coding sequence ATGAAACTGTTTTTGCTGCGGATTTTTACTTGGTGGAACGGCTTCACGTTCGGCACCCAGCTGTGGACCTGGCGGTTCGGCGAGCTGGTCGGCACCGACGACCAAGGCAACCGTTACTTCCGCACCAAGGGCGGCAAGATCGATCCGACGCTGGGCTTCGAGCGGCGCTGGGTGCTTTACAACGGCTATGCCGAGCCGAGCCGGGTCCCGCCGGAATGGCACGGCTGGCTGCACAACGTTGTCGACGTGCCGCCGACCCAGGAAAGCTTCACGCCCCGCGAGTGGATGAAGCCGCACCAGCCGAACCGGACTGGCACGCCGCTGGCGCATCGCCCGACCGGCTCCACGCTGTCGACCGGCCGCCGTCCGAAGGCGACCGGCGACTATCAGCCCTGGACCCCGGGCGCCTGA
- a CDS encoding DJ-1/PfpI family protein, translated as MTTTTIGLLLFPNMTQLDLTGPLQVFSRLPNAKVYLVAKTMAPVTSDTALMLPPTIDFAHCPQLDVICVPGGAGADDLVNDEDTLAFLRQQADQARYLTSVCTGALVLGAAGLLRGYRATTHWSALEDLASFGAIPERSRVCIDRNRVSGGGVTAGIDFALTLAELLADRPTAQAIQLMLEYNPAPPFNAGSPDTAPQEVVAMLKQRMQGARQRRIDAVKRAADRLLRG; from the coding sequence ATGACCACCACGACCATCGGACTGCTGCTGTTTCCGAACATGACTCAGCTCGACCTCACCGGGCCGCTACAGGTGTTCTCGAGGCTGCCGAACGCGAAAGTGTATCTGGTGGCCAAGACGATGGCCCCGGTCACCAGCGACACCGCGCTGATGCTGCCGCCGACCATCGACTTCGCCCACTGCCCGCAGCTCGACGTGATCTGCGTGCCCGGCGGCGCCGGCGCCGACGATCTGGTCAATGACGAGGACACCCTCGCCTTCCTGCGGCAGCAGGCGGACCAGGCGCGCTATCTCACCTCCGTCTGCACCGGCGCGCTGGTGCTCGGTGCGGCGGGCCTGCTGCGCGGCTACCGCGCGACGACGCATTGGTCGGCGCTGGAGGATCTGGCATCCTTCGGGGCGATTCCGGAGCGGTCGCGAGTCTGCATCGACCGCAATCGTGTCAGCGGCGGCGGAGTGACCGCCGGAATCGATTTTGCGCTGACGCTGGCGGAGCTGCTGGCCGACCGCCCGACCGCGCAGGCGATCCAGTTGATGCTGGAGTACAATCCGGCGCCGCCGTTCAACGCCGGTTCTCCGGACACCGCGCCGCAGGAAGTGGTAGCGATGCTGAAACAGCGGATGCAGGGGGCGCGTCAGCGCCGCATCGACGCCGTCAAGCGTGCGGCCGATCGGCTGCTACGCGGTTAA
- a CDS encoding DUF6616 family protein: MTQILIELYEPTPEWLALSSQDRQALFARIGAGMGDLLALGIEPLAFGEIDAAAPHSAAQHFFAVWRAPDRESLDTLIAGISASGWHSYFATVNAAGAVSDLAAHLGQLDARDGTREMRISGAV; the protein is encoded by the coding sequence GTGACTCAGATTTTGATCGAGCTTTACGAGCCCACACCCGAATGGCTGGCACTGTCCAGCCAAGATCGGCAGGCGCTGTTCGCCAGGATCGGCGCAGGAATGGGGGATCTTCTCGCGCTGGGCATCGAGCCTCTCGCCTTTGGTGAAATCGACGCCGCGGCTCCACACAGTGCTGCGCAACACTTCTTCGCCGTCTGGCGTGCGCCTGACCGCGAATCCCTCGATACCCTGATTGCCGGCATCTCGGCGTCCGGATGGCACAGCTATTTCGCGACCGTGAATGCTGCTGGGGCCGTCTCGGATCTCGCCGCGCATCTCGGGCAGCTCGACGCGCGCGACGGAACCAGAGAGATGCGGATTTCGGGAGCGGTTTGA
- a CDS encoding inorganic phosphate transporter — protein sequence MTDFTINQAIDDNGPLQPAGRPNLDKGFNPLTMILFFGVLGVGILFVAYSIYVDVEATGVRVTTYLPYLLLLVALLIALGFEFVNGFHDTANAVATVIYTHSLPAEVAVVWSGVFNFLGVLTSTGAVAFGIVSLLPVELILQVGSSAGFAMVFALLIAAILWNLGTWYFGLPASSSHTLIGSIIGVGVANALMRGRDGTSGVDWGKATEIGYALLLSPLVGFVCAAILLLLLKLVVRNPKLYSAPEGNAPPPWWIRGLLILTCTGVSFAHGSNDGQKGMGLIMLILIGTVPTAYALNRALPDSQVAHFEQTSTAASAVIAAKGAGYSIIGDPRPAVTQYVSQHKISEGTYPSLAVLVKDIGEQVQRYGSLSKVPAESVGNTRNDMYLASEAIRFLMKDKESDLSKDDVAKLNAYKGSLDSATKFIPNWVKIAVAIALGLGTMIGWKRIVITVGEKIGKSHLTYAQGASAELVAASTIGAADMFGLPVSTTHVLSSGVAGTMAANGSGLQMATIRNLLMAWVLTLPAAILLSATLYVLLSRVL from the coding sequence GTGACCGATTTCACCATCAATCAAGCAATCGACGACAATGGGCCTCTTCAGCCGGCCGGTCGGCCGAACCTGGACAAAGGCTTCAATCCGCTGACGATGATCCTGTTCTTCGGGGTCCTCGGTGTCGGCATTCTGTTCGTGGCTTACAGCATCTATGTCGACGTCGAGGCAACCGGCGTCCGCGTCACGACGTATTTGCCTTATCTGCTGCTGCTGGTGGCGCTGCTGATCGCCCTCGGCTTCGAGTTCGTCAACGGCTTCCACGACACCGCCAACGCGGTCGCGACCGTGATCTACACCCACTCGCTGCCGGCCGAAGTCGCGGTCGTATGGTCGGGGGTGTTCAACTTCCTCGGCGTGCTGACCTCCACCGGTGCGGTGGCTTTCGGAATCGTCTCGCTACTGCCGGTGGAATTGATCCTGCAGGTCGGATCGAGTGCCGGCTTCGCAATGGTGTTCGCGCTGCTGATCGCCGCAATCCTGTGGAATCTCGGGACCTGGTACTTCGGCCTCCCCGCCTCCAGCTCGCACACCTTGATCGGCTCGATCATCGGCGTCGGTGTCGCCAATGCGCTGATGCGCGGCCGCGACGGCACTTCGGGAGTGGACTGGGGCAAGGCGACCGAGATCGGCTATGCGCTGCTGCTGTCGCCGCTGGTCGGCTTCGTCTGCGCCGCGATCCTGCTCCTGCTGCTCAAACTGGTCGTGCGCAATCCGAAGCTGTACTCCGCGCCTGAAGGCAACGCGCCGCCGCCGTGGTGGATCCGCGGCCTGCTGATCCTGACCTGTACCGGCGTCAGCTTCGCCCACGGCTCCAACGACGGTCAGAAAGGCATGGGCCTGATCATGCTGATCCTGATCGGCACCGTGCCGACCGCCTATGCGCTCAATCGTGCCCTGCCGGATTCCCAGGTCGCGCATTTCGAGCAGACCTCGACGGCCGCATCGGCTGTGATCGCGGCAAAGGGCGCCGGCTACAGCATCATCGGCGATCCCCGCCCCGCGGTGACGCAATACGTGTCGCAGCACAAGATCAGCGAAGGCACCTACCCTTCGCTGGCGGTGCTGGTGAAGGATATCGGCGAGCAGGTGCAGCGCTACGGCTCGCTCAGCAAAGTGCCGGCCGAGTCCGTCGGCAACACCCGCAACGACATGTATCTGGCGTCCGAGGCGATCCGCTTCCTGATGAAGGATAAGGAAAGCGACCTCAGCAAGGACGATGTTGCCAAGCTCAACGCCTACAAGGGCTCGCTCGATAGCGCCACCAAGTTCATTCCGAACTGGGTCAAGATCGCGGTCGCGATCGCGCTCGGCCTCGGCACCATGATCGGCTGGAAGCGCATCGTCATCACCGTCGGTGAGAAGATCGGCAAGTCACATCTGACCTACGCGCAGGGCGCCTCCGCCGAGCTGGTGGCGGCTTCGACCATCGGCGCGGCGGATATGTTCGGCTTGCCAGTCTCGACCACCCACGTGCTGTCGTCGGGTGTCGCCGGCACGATGGCGGCAAATGGCTCGGGCCTACAGATGGCCACGATCCGCAACCTGCTGATGGCCTGGGTACTGACGCTGCCGGCCGCGATCCTGCTATCGGCGACCCTGTACGTACTGCTGTCGCGCGTGCTCTGA
- a CDS encoding porin, producing the protein MNIVKGLFLGSAAALLAVGGAQAADLPLKAKAVEYVKVCSIYGAGFYYIPGTDTCIKLGGYLRADLTLAGSGAYNSPAWAGAAGQKNRLANDYVFRSRQDINIDTRTATEYGVVRTYFDAVFQWTTGSDTVANGSLGVYYAFVQFAGFTFGKAVSQFDTPWTGYPGNNTSFLIGGYDDVTGINQVSYTAEFGNGVSASISLEDQSQYLQSALYNVSSAPNFLAYGANSYAGTSIPDIVGKIRVDQAWGLFQVSAAAHQVRASYYNTALETSGHPSDTWGYAVQGALSLKNLPTGPGDSINITASYSNGATRYVLGGVSPNSFAIYGNNSVPGTYQSVAFGVAADGVFAGLNNLTGSGIEKTSAWGVRGAFNHNWNPYWSTSLFGSYTKIDYNGTATALICNGLGAANVAGFNCNPDFAIAQVGTVTRWTPVKNLTFSGEVLYTYLDQASSGILPLTASATKPAANYEFKDQGVWSGNLRVQRNF; encoded by the coding sequence ATGAACATCGTTAAGGGCCTGTTCCTCGGCTCAGCGGCGGCGCTTCTCGCCGTCGGCGGCGCGCAGGCGGCCGATCTCCCGTTGAAGGCCAAGGCGGTCGAATACGTGAAGGTCTGCTCGATCTACGGCGCGGGCTTCTACTACATCCCGGGTACCGATACCTGCATCAAGCTCGGCGGCTACCTGCGCGCCGACCTGACGCTCGCCGGCAGCGGCGCCTACAACTCGCCGGCCTGGGCCGGTGCCGCTGGCCAGAAGAACCGTCTCGCCAACGACTACGTCTTCCGGTCTCGTCAGGACATCAACATCGACACCCGCACCGCGACCGAATACGGCGTGGTTCGCACCTACTTCGATGCGGTGTTCCAGTGGACCACCGGCTCCGACACCGTCGCCAACGGCTCGCTCGGCGTGTACTACGCCTTCGTGCAGTTCGCCGGCTTCACCTTCGGTAAGGCCGTGTCGCAGTTCGACACTCCCTGGACCGGCTATCCGGGCAACAACACTTCGTTCCTGATCGGCGGCTACGACGACGTCACCGGCATCAACCAGGTGTCGTACACCGCGGAGTTCGGCAACGGCGTGTCGGCCTCGATCTCGCTCGAAGATCAGTCGCAGTACCTGCAGTCGGCGCTGTACAACGTTTCGTCCGCTCCGAACTTCCTGGCCTACGGCGCCAACTCCTACGCCGGCACCTCGATCCCCGACATCGTCGGCAAGATCCGTGTCGACCAGGCTTGGGGTCTGTTCCAGGTTTCGGCCGCGGCGCATCAGGTTCGCGCCAGCTACTACAACACCGCTCTCGAGACCTCGGGTCATCCGAGCGACACCTGGGGCTATGCGGTTCAGGGCGCTCTGTCGCTCAAGAACCTGCCGACCGGCCCCGGCGACAGCATCAACATCACGGCGAGCTACTCGAACGGCGCGACCCGTTACGTGCTGGGCGGCGTGAGCCCGAACTCGTTCGCGATCTACGGCAACAACTCGGTTCCGGGCACCTACCAGAGCGTCGCGTTCGGCGTTGCGGCTGACGGCGTGTTCGCCGGCCTCAACAACCTGACCGGCTCCGGCATCGAGAAGACCAGCGCCTGGGGCGTCCGTGGTGCGTTCAACCACAACTGGAACCCCTACTGGTCGACCTCGCTGTTCGGTTCGTACACCAAGATCGACTACAACGGCACCGCGACTGCTCTGATCTGCAACGGTCTCGGCGCTGCGAACGTCGCCGGCTTCAACTGCAATCCGGACTTCGCGATTGCTCAGGTGGGCACCGTCACCCGTTGGACCCCGGTCAAGAACCTGACGTTCTCGGGCGAAGTGCTCTACACCTATCTGGATCAGGCCTCCTCGGGCATCCTGCCGCTGACCGCTTCGGCGACCAAGCCGGCCGCGAACTACGAGTTCAAGGACCAGGGCGTCTGGAGCGGCAACCTCCGCGTTCAGCGCAACTTCTGA